One window from the genome of Sphaerotilus microaerophilus encodes:
- a CDS encoding ABC transporter ATP-binding protein → MSQSDIVLQVQGVSKRFGGLQALQDVGITIRKGQVYGLIGPNGAGKTTFFNVITGLYTPDGGTFELGGAPYVPTAVHEVAAAGIARTFQNIRLFPEMTALENVMVGRHVRTSSGLIGAVFRTASFKAEEAAIKARAQELLDYVGIGKYAEFKARTLSYGDQRRLEIARALATDPKLIALDEPAAGMNATEKVVLRELIDRIRNDGRTILIIEHDVKLVMGLCDRVTVLDYGKQIAEGTSAEVQRNEKVIEAYLGAGHKPH, encoded by the coding sequence ATGAGCCAATCCGACATCGTCCTGCAGGTGCAGGGCGTCTCCAAGCGCTTCGGCGGCCTGCAGGCCCTGCAGGACGTGGGCATCACGATCCGCAAGGGCCAGGTCTATGGCCTGATCGGCCCCAACGGCGCGGGCAAGACCACCTTCTTCAACGTCATCACCGGCCTGTACACGCCCGACGGCGGCACCTTCGAGCTCGGCGGTGCGCCTTACGTGCCCACCGCGGTGCACGAGGTGGCGGCGGCGGGCATCGCACGCACCTTCCAGAACATCCGCCTCTTCCCCGAGATGACGGCGCTGGAGAACGTGATGGTGGGGCGCCATGTGCGCACCTCGTCGGGCCTGATCGGCGCGGTGTTCCGCACCGCCTCGTTCAAGGCCGAGGAGGCCGCCATCAAGGCGCGTGCGCAGGAGCTGCTCGACTACGTGGGCATCGGCAAGTACGCGGAGTTCAAGGCGCGCACGCTGAGCTACGGCGACCAGCGCCGCCTGGAGATCGCCCGCGCGCTGGCCACCGACCCCAAGCTGATCGCGCTCGACGAGCCCGCCGCCGGCATGAACGCCACCGAGAAGGTGGTGCTGCGCGAGCTGATCGACCGCATCCGCAACGACGGGCGCACGATCCTGATCATCGAGCACGACGTCAAGCTGGTGATGGGCCTGTGCGACCGCGTCACCGTGCTCGACTACGGCAAGCAGATCGCCGAGGGCACCTCGGCCGAGGTCCAACGCAACGAGAAGGTGATCGAGGCCTACCTGGGCGCCGGTCACAAGCCCCACTGA
- a CDS encoding ABC transporter ATP-binding protein, whose product MAQQNNGQVLLEVKGLKVAYGGIQAVKGVGLEVRQGELVSLIGANGAGKTTTLKAVTGIQPVADGDVMYLGRSIKGQGAWDLAKQGLVMVPEGRGTFTRMTITENLQMGAYTRSDADIDADIDKVFAIFPRLKERRDQLAGTMSGGEQQMLAMGRALMARPKVLLLDEPSMGLSPIMVDKIFEVVNDIHRQGTTILLVEQNASRALAIANRGYVMESGLVTMTGPGKQLLDDPKVRAAYLGE is encoded by the coding sequence ATGGCACAACAGAACAACGGGCAGGTGCTGCTGGAGGTCAAGGGCCTCAAGGTGGCCTACGGCGGCATCCAGGCGGTCAAGGGCGTGGGCCTCGAAGTGCGCCAGGGCGAGTTGGTCAGCCTGATCGGCGCCAACGGCGCGGGCAAGACGACCACGCTGAAGGCGGTCACGGGCATCCAGCCGGTGGCCGATGGCGACGTGATGTACCTGGGCCGCAGCATCAAGGGCCAGGGCGCCTGGGACCTGGCCAAGCAGGGCCTGGTGATGGTGCCCGAAGGCCGCGGCACCTTCACGCGCATGACGATCACCGAGAACCTGCAGATGGGCGCGTACACCCGCAGCGATGCGGACATCGACGCCGACATCGACAAGGTCTTCGCCATCTTCCCGCGCCTGAAGGAGCGCCGCGACCAGCTCGCCGGCACCATGTCTGGCGGCGAGCAGCAGATGCTGGCGATGGGCCGCGCACTGATGGCCCGGCCCAAGGTGCTGCTGCTGGACGAGCCCTCGATGGGCCTGTCGCCGATCATGGTCGACAAGATCTTCGAGGTGGTCAACGACATCCACCGCCAGGGCACCACCATCCTGCTGGTCGAGCAGAACGCGAGCCGCGCGCTGGCGATCGCCAACCGCGGCTACGTGATGGAGTCCGGCCTGGTCACCATGACCGGCCCGGGCAAGCAGCTGCTAGACGACCCGAAGGTGCGCGCGGCCTACCTGGGCGAGTGA
- the ald gene encoding alanine dehydrogenase has product MRIGVPTEIKNHEYRVGLTPASVRELTHAGHAVAVQAGAGRGIGCSDADYLAAGAQVLADAPAVFEWAEMIVKVKEPQPQECRMLRAGQLLFTYLHLAPDPVQAEGLLASGCTAIAYETITDARGGLPLLAPMSEVAGRMAVQVGAVALQQANGGRGVLLGGVPGVAPGQVCVIGGGVVGTHAARMAMGLGAEVTVLDRSLPRLRQLDEVFGGRLRTVCATLDATEAAVLQADLVVGAVLVPGAAAPKLIRREQLSHMKPGAVIVDVAIDQGGCFETSRATTHAEPTYVVDGIVHYCVANMPGAVPRTSTFALNNATLPFVLALAGQGWREACRADAHLREGLTVHAGAIVHPVVAQGLGRPCTDVAGVLG; this is encoded by the coding sequence ATGCGCATCGGCGTCCCCACCGAAATCAAGAACCACGAGTACCGCGTCGGCCTCACGCCGGCCTCGGTGCGTGAACTCACCCACGCCGGCCACGCGGTGGCGGTGCAGGCCGGTGCCGGCCGCGGCATCGGCTGCAGCGATGCCGACTACCTGGCCGCGGGCGCCCAGGTGCTGGCCGATGCGCCGGCGGTGTTCGAGTGGGCCGAGATGATCGTCAAGGTCAAGGAGCCGCAGCCGCAGGAGTGCCGCATGCTGCGCGCCGGCCAGCTGCTGTTCACCTACCTGCACCTGGCGCCGGACCCGGTGCAGGCCGAGGGCCTGCTGGCCAGCGGCTGCACCGCGATCGCCTACGAGACGATCACCGATGCGCGCGGCGGCCTGCCGCTGCTGGCGCCGATGAGCGAGGTGGCGGGGCGCATGGCGGTGCAGGTCGGCGCGGTGGCGCTGCAGCAGGCCAACGGCGGGCGTGGCGTGCTGCTCGGCGGCGTGCCGGGCGTGGCGCCGGGGCAGGTCTGCGTGATCGGCGGCGGCGTGGTCGGCACGCACGCGGCGCGCATGGCGATGGGCCTGGGCGCCGAGGTCACGGTGCTGGACCGCTCGCTGCCGCGCCTGCGCCAGCTCGACGAGGTTTTCGGTGGCCGGCTGCGCACCGTCTGCGCCACGCTGGACGCCACCGAGGCGGCGGTGCTGCAGGCCGACCTGGTGGTCGGTGCGGTGCTGGTGCCGGGGGCCGCGGCGCCCAAGCTGATCCGCCGCGAGCAGCTCTCACACATGAAGCCGGGTGCGGTGATCGTCGACGTGGCGATCGACCAGGGTGGCTGCTTCGAGACCTCGCGCGCCACCACCCATGCCGAGCCGACCTACGTGGTCGACGGCATCGTGCACTACTGCGTGGCCAACATGCCCGGCGCGGTGCCGCGCACCTCGACCTTTGCGCTCAACAACGCCACGCTGCCCTTCGTGCTGGCCTTGGCCGGCCAGGGCTGGCGCGAGGCCTGCCGTGCCGATGCGCACCTGCGCGAGGGCCTGACGGTGCATGCCGGCGCCATCGTGCACCCGGTGGTCGCGCAGGGGCTGGGTCGGCCCTGCACGGACGTGGCCGGCGTGCTGGGCTGA
- a CDS encoding toll/interleukin-1 receptor domain-containing protein, producing MLFDGFLSYSHSNVDQAEALHRELERFARPWYRPRGVHVFIDKANLAAAPVLREEIASALSAARFLILLASRVSAKSAWVDLEVRWWLDHRSADSIILVRIDGVIRWDKVTGDFDWQVTDALPAALKGQFKGESLYADLADTQGLPVQAPAFRHAVAQVVARLRGVPLDAILGEHLLRRRQARLTVAAVAVLVVGLGVGSVVLDRRARIEKVAKEGQRALSLSREYAAKSHFALAHHDARGAVLWGLVAVHKAETTEARGALLEALVATQHFVAELPVAAEAPIDAVALVVSRGWLIAGDRQGVLSIWDFRQGQCLARFERVSPGAITSISVSADGQLALVGSDEGAWSLWDLNRRARIQVLDAQAAFALAFQRTGSSWVSADRVGTLSQWTLGPNGASMVRRAPSSDSVVSVAVTTDNRIVTGSVIGVVRLHDANTLRPLRDIDPEPSTGAVVDVSADGRWLLLAGGMFVRRVDLRDLSPEAAPDARQLEATVDAARFVRPSGGEVALATQQELHLWGDTPRVIGFHATSIMSLAADPQSGLLVTGDGRGRVRVWAFQPNNGFVRIVRTPADDMGFQVAALDPDGRSLAIAASDAHFDLTRGRWVSKRANILIADTTTGVVKRTLLDVHRGYVNALALSPGAKWLASAGDDGCVTLWDASQGNSRAIDCTPSSPATAVSFDADGRWLAYVHSDGLAAVWDIAQEKIIWQANPPDVRSIAFGGSEGKMYVVRVDGRLELRDVVKGTSQGIYSPPPPKRQRRLAPLPQP from the coding sequence TTGCTGTTCGATGGCTTTCTGTCCTACAGCCACTCGAATGTGGACCAGGCCGAGGCTTTGCATCGAGAGTTGGAAAGATTTGCGCGACCTTGGTATCGGCCGCGTGGTGTGCACGTCTTCATTGACAAGGCCAATCTGGCTGCTGCTCCGGTGCTGCGTGAAGAGATCGCATCGGCCCTGAGTGCGGCACGGTTCCTGATCCTGCTGGCTTCGCGCGTGTCAGCCAAGTCGGCTTGGGTTGATCTCGAGGTGCGCTGGTGGCTTGATCACCGGTCGGCTGATTCGATCATTCTGGTTCGGATCGACGGAGTGATTCGCTGGGATAAAGTGACCGGTGACTTCGATTGGCAGGTCACCGATGCCTTGCCGGCGGCGCTGAAGGGTCAGTTCAAGGGCGAATCCCTGTATGCCGATTTGGCTGACACTCAAGGTCTTCCCGTACAGGCGCCGGCCTTTCGGCACGCCGTGGCCCAGGTGGTGGCCAGGCTGCGAGGCGTTCCGCTGGACGCCATTCTGGGTGAGCATCTGCTGCGGCGGCGGCAAGCTCGACTGACTGTGGCCGCCGTCGCCGTGCTGGTGGTCGGGTTGGGCGTCGGCTCGGTGGTGCTCGATCGGCGGGCACGGATCGAAAAGGTCGCCAAAGAGGGGCAGCGAGCGCTTTCGCTGTCGAGGGAATACGCGGCGAAATCCCACTTCGCACTTGCGCACCATGACGCTCGTGGGGCTGTGCTCTGGGGACTGGTTGCCGTGCACAAGGCTGAGACGACCGAGGCGCGCGGTGCGCTACTGGAGGCTCTGGTGGCCACGCAGCATTTCGTGGCCGAACTGCCCGTGGCAGCCGAAGCACCCATCGATGCCGTGGCATTGGTCGTTTCACGTGGTTGGTTGATCGCAGGCGATCGACAAGGGGTATTGTCCATCTGGGACTTTCGGCAAGGGCAGTGCTTGGCGCGGTTTGAACGAGTGAGCCCTGGTGCGATTACTTCGATCAGCGTATCGGCCGACGGCCAACTGGCGTTGGTGGGCAGCGACGAGGGTGCCTGGTCACTGTGGGATTTGAATCGTCGGGCACGCATCCAGGTTCTGGACGCGCAGGCCGCATTCGCTCTGGCGTTTCAGCGGACCGGATCGTCGTGGGTGAGTGCAGATCGGGTCGGTACTCTTTCGCAATGGACGCTGGGGCCGAATGGCGCAAGCATGGTGCGGCGTGCACCCTCGTCCGACTCAGTGGTTTCTGTGGCGGTCACCACGGACAACCGGATCGTGACGGGCAGTGTCATCGGGGTTGTACGGCTGCATGACGCTAACACGCTGAGGCCGCTTCGCGACATCGATCCGGAGCCTTCTACGGGAGCTGTGGTCGATGTATCTGCCGACGGCCGTTGGTTGCTGTTGGCCGGCGGCATGTTTGTTCGCCGAGTCGATCTGCGAGACCTCTCCCCCGAGGCCGCCCCGGATGCCCGGCAGTTGGAGGCCACCGTCGACGCTGCGCGGTTCGTGCGTCCGTCTGGCGGCGAGGTTGCTTTGGCGACTCAGCAGGAACTGCATCTCTGGGGGGACACACCTCGCGTGATCGGTTTCCACGCGACCAGCATCATGAGCTTGGCCGCTGATCCGCAATCCGGCCTCTTGGTCACGGGGGATGGCCGTGGTCGCGTCCGTGTCTGGGCGTTTCAGCCAAACAACGGTTTTGTCCGGATCGTCAGGACGCCTGCCGACGATATGGGATTCCAGGTTGCCGCTCTCGATCCGGATGGTCGTTCGCTTGCCATAGCGGCTTCCGATGCGCATTTCGACCTCACGCGCGGAAGGTGGGTGTCGAAGAGAGCGAACATCCTTATCGCCGACACGACGACCGGTGTAGTGAAGCGCACTCTTCTGGACGTGCACCGTGGATATGTCAATGCACTGGCTCTCTCCCCAGGGGCGAAGTGGCTGGCCTCTGCTGGAGACGACGGCTGTGTCACGCTTTGGGATGCCAGCCAAGGCAACAGCAGGGCGATCGACTGCACCCCGTCGTCACCGGCAACGGCGGTGTCGTTCGATGCGGATGGCAGGTGGCTGGCTTATGTCCATTCCGACGGACTTGCCGCAGTCTGGGATATCGCTCAGGAAAAAATCATCTGGCAGGCCAACCCGCCGGATGTGCGCTCCATTGCCTTTGGCGGTTCGGAAGGAAAGATGTATGTCGTGAGAGTTGATGGTCGACTCGAATTGCGCGATGTAGTGAAAGGCACTTCTCAGGGTATCTATTCACCCCCGCCCCCCAAGCGCCAACGCAGGCTTGCACCCTTACCTCAGCCGTGA
- a CDS encoding branched-chain amino acid ABC transporter permease — MDVFVQQVINGLVLGSMYALVALGYTMVYGIISLINFAHGEVLMVGAMVAWTVATTIPPGTMPGWLLMIVAMLLAMVVCAALNFTIEKIAYRPLRNAPRLAPLITAMGMSLLLQTLAMIIWKPNPKPFPQLLPPEIYFLWEDGPVITLTQVVILVVTMVSLAGLLWLVNRTKLGRAMRATAENPRVAGLMGVRPDHVISATFIIGAALAAIAGVMWAANYGTVQHSMGFLPGLKAFTAAVFGGIGNLTGAMVGGVLLGLIEAIGAGYLGELTGGVFGSHYVEIFAFIVLILVLTLRPSGLMGERVADRA; from the coding sequence ATGGATGTTTTTGTACAGCAGGTCATCAATGGCCTGGTGCTGGGCAGCATGTATGCCCTTGTCGCCCTGGGCTACACGATGGTCTACGGCATCATCAGCCTCATCAACTTCGCCCACGGCGAGGTGCTGATGGTGGGCGCCATGGTGGCCTGGACCGTGGCCACCACGATTCCGCCCGGCACGATGCCCGGCTGGCTGCTGATGATCGTGGCGATGCTGCTCGCGATGGTCGTGTGCGCGGCGTTGAACTTCACGATCGAGAAGATCGCCTACCGGCCGCTGCGCAACGCGCCGCGCCTGGCACCGCTGATCACCGCGATGGGCATGAGCCTGCTGCTGCAGACGCTGGCGATGATCATCTGGAAGCCCAATCCCAAGCCCTTCCCGCAGCTGCTGCCGCCGGAGATCTACTTCCTGTGGGAGGACGGCCCGGTGATCACGCTGACGCAGGTGGTGATCCTGGTCGTGACCATGGTCTCGCTGGCCGGGCTGCTCTGGCTGGTCAACCGCACCAAGCTGGGGCGGGCGATGCGCGCCACCGCCGAGAACCCGCGCGTGGCCGGCCTGATGGGCGTGCGCCCTGACCATGTGATCTCCGCCACCTTCATCATCGGCGCCGCGCTGGCGGCCATTGCCGGGGTGATGTGGGCGGCCAACTACGGTACTGTGCAGCACTCGATGGGTTTCCTGCCGGGCCTGAAGGCCTTCACCGCCGCGGTGTTCGGCGGCATCGGCAACCTCACCGGCGCGATGGTGGGCGGCGTGCTGCTCGGCCTGATCGAGGCCATCGGTGCGGGCTACCTGGGTGAGCTGACCGGTGGCGTCTTCGGCAGCCATTACGTCGAGATCTTCGCCTTCATCGTCCTGATCCTCGTGCTGACCCTGAGGCCGTCGGGCCTGATGGGCGAGCGCGTGGCGGACCGGGCTTGA
- the tnpC gene encoding IS66 family transposase — protein MNSAESEDKAPFQPVSMTMPATLPECHAVIETMALELAQLREQMAWLQERLKVDSRNSSKPPSSDGPGSGNRAQRRASQRKRGAQKGHPGAYRALLPETEVDGVQDCVPPAQCNCGGAVNVQGKPVRHQVFDIPPVTPDVQEYRLYSGVCTQCGLGHRGVLPQGVPSGQIGPRALALVGVLGTRFHLTQGKIRDLLAQLLGLDFSVGAISQAHGKVAAALKAPVAVAVASLAQAPVLHMDETRYPREGSANWVWGVIQPKLAVFSILPSRARYVITDLIGQAPQGVVVSDRYAGYAHLDASRRQVCWAHLLRDFTRMAQRPGAAGRIGARLLALGYVLCRWREQGRSAAQFEALQRRVRAALDRGAAQTGCRRTQATCQNLLKLWPALWGFVNHPQVPPTNNDAERSIRSIVLKRKISGPTRSRRGDEFIARGFSVVESCRRQGRDLIDYMHQAVLAWIDKAPHPSLLPPQAAPSG, from the coding sequence ATGAACAGCGCTGAGAGCGAGGACAAGGCACCGTTCCAGCCGGTATCGATGACGATGCCGGCGACGCTGCCGGAGTGCCACGCGGTGATCGAGACGATGGCCCTGGAACTCGCCCAACTGCGCGAGCAGATGGCGTGGCTGCAAGAGCGGCTGAAGGTGGACTCGCGCAACTCATCGAAGCCGCCGTCGTCGGATGGACCGGGCAGCGGTAACCGCGCCCAGCGCCGCGCCAGCCAGCGCAAGCGCGGTGCCCAGAAGGGCCACCCCGGCGCGTACCGGGCGCTGCTGCCCGAGACGGAGGTGGACGGTGTCCAAGACTGTGTGCCCCCGGCGCAGTGCAACTGCGGCGGCGCGGTGAACGTGCAGGGCAAACCGGTGCGTCACCAGGTCTTCGACATCCCGCCGGTGACCCCCGATGTGCAGGAGTACCGGCTCTACAGCGGTGTGTGCACCCAATGCGGGCTGGGCCATCGGGGCGTTCTGCCGCAGGGTGTTCCCAGCGGGCAGATCGGGCCGCGCGCGCTGGCGCTGGTGGGTGTGCTGGGCACGCGCTTTCACCTCACGCAGGGCAAGATCCGGGACCTGCTGGCCCAACTGCTGGGGCTCGATTTCAGCGTGGGGGCCATCTCGCAGGCCCACGGCAAGGTAGCCGCTGCGCTGAAGGCGCCGGTGGCGGTCGCGGTGGCCTCGCTGGCGCAGGCCCCGGTGCTGCACATGGACGAGACGCGCTACCCGCGTGAAGGCTCGGCCAATTGGGTGTGGGGTGTGATCCAGCCCAAGCTGGCGGTCTTCAGCATCCTGCCCTCGCGGGCACGCTATGTCATTACGGACCTGATCGGCCAGGCGCCGCAGGGCGTGGTGGTGTCGGACCGCTATGCCGGCTACGCCCACCTCGACGCCAGCCGGCGCCAGGTGTGCTGGGCGCATCTGCTGCGCGACTTCACGCGCATGGCGCAGCGCCCAGGCGCGGCCGGGCGCATCGGTGCGAGGCTGCTGGCACTGGGTTATGTGCTGTGTCGCTGGCGCGAGCAGGGCCGCAGCGCCGCGCAGTTCGAAGCCTTGCAGCGCCGCGTCCGGGCGGCATTGGATCGGGGCGCGGCACAGACCGGTTGCCGGCGCACGCAGGCCACCTGTCAGAACCTGCTCAAGCTCTGGCCGGCGTTGTGGGGCTTCGTGAACCACCCTCAGGTGCCGCCCACCAACAATGACGCCGAGCGCTCGATCCGCTCCATCGTGCTCAAGCGCAAGATCTCCGGGCCCACGCGATCACGGCGTGGCGACGAGTTCATCGCCCGCGGCTTCAGCGTGGTGGAGTCCTGTCGACGCCAGGGCCGCGACTTGATCGACTACATGCATCAGGCCGTGCTCGCCTGGATCGACAAGGCGCCTCACCCCAGCCTGCTGCCACCCCAGGCCGCTCCCTCGGGCTGA
- a CDS encoding branched-chain amino acid ABC transporter permease translates to MTSKKNSFIVFLIAAVALLALPLIAAQFGQGWVRIMALALLYVLLALGLNIVVGYAGLLDLGYVAFYAVGAYMYALLASPHLAENFESIKAAFPNGLHLPIWVVIPLAATIAALAGVLLGAPTLKLRGDYLAIVTLGFGEIIRVFMNNLEHPVNITNGPRGISQIDPMTLAGVSFGKPLEVLGFSVPSVALYYYLFLVLVVGSVVVCHRLETSRIGRAWMAIREDEIAAKAMGLNTRNLKLLAFGMGATFGGVSGSMFASFQGFISPESFTLMESVMIVAMVVLGGIGHIPGVILGALLLAALPEVLRYVAGDVQNLTGGRIDAAILRQLLIALAMIAVMLLRPRGLWPSPEHGKAAVAVK, encoded by the coding sequence ATGACTTCCAAGAAGAACAGCTTCATCGTCTTCCTGATCGCCGCGGTGGCGCTGCTGGCGCTGCCACTGATCGCGGCCCAGTTCGGCCAGGGTTGGGTGCGCATCATGGCGCTGGCGCTGCTGTACGTGCTGCTGGCGCTGGGCCTGAACATCGTGGTCGGCTACGCCGGCCTGCTGGACCTGGGCTACGTCGCGTTCTACGCGGTGGGTGCGTACATGTACGCCCTGCTGGCGTCGCCGCACCTGGCGGAGAACTTCGAGTCGATCAAGGCCGCGTTCCCGAACGGGCTGCACCTGCCGATCTGGGTGGTCATCCCGCTGGCCGCGACGATCGCGGCGCTGGCGGGTGTGTTGCTGGGTGCGCCGACGCTGAAGCTGCGCGGCGACTACCTGGCCATCGTGACCCTGGGCTTCGGCGAGATCATCCGGGTGTTCATGAACAACCTGGAGCACCCGGTCAACATCACCAACGGGCCGCGCGGCATCAGCCAGATCGACCCCATGACCCTGGCAGGCGTGAGCTTCGGCAAGCCGCTGGAGGTGCTGGGCTTCAGCGTGCCTTCGGTGGCGCTGTACTACTACCTCTTCCTCGTGCTGGTGGTGGGCAGCGTGGTGGTCTGCCACCGGCTGGAGACCTCGCGCATCGGCCGGGCCTGGATGGCCATCCGCGAGGACGAGATCGCCGCCAAGGCGATGGGCCTGAACACCCGCAACCTCAAGCTGCTGGCCTTCGGCATGGGCGCCACCTTCGGCGGCGTGTCCGGCTCGATGTTCGCCTCGTTCCAAGGCTTCATCTCGCCCGAGTCCTTCACGCTGATGGAGTCGGTGATGATCGTCGCGATGGTGGTGCTGGGCGGCATCGGCCATATCCCGGGCGTGATCCTGGGGGCGCTGCTGCTGGCCGCGCTGCCCGAGGTGCTGCGCTACGTGGCCGGCGACGTCCAGAACCTGACGGGGGGGCGCATCGACGCGGCCATCCTGCGCCAGCTGCTGATCGCGCTGGCGATGATCGCGGTGATGCTGCTGCGCCCGCGCGGCCTGTGGCCCTCGCCGGAACACGGCAAGGCTGCGGTGGCGGTGAAGTGA
- a CDS encoding DUF3237 domain-containing protein, with amino-acid sequence MSPHPHPDPAEARAERLGQTTPARRLWLAGAAAAAAGAALPARAQSATSPLGTDVPMAPPRAEFVYEAIVDVADMVNMGTGPLGERRIVPITGGEFAGPGLKGTVLAGGADRQLVRQDGARLLDAVYELKTDDGAVITVSNQVLVRTPTGQPRYALSHIRLSAPNGKYGWLNDYVYTGTLDSLRPKRNAVLIRVFRLV; translated from the coding sequence ATGAGCCCCCACCCCCATCCCGATCCCGCCGAAGCGCGCGCCGAGCGCCTCGGCCAGACCACACCCGCTCGCCGCCTCTGGTTGGCCGGCGCCGCCGCGGCAGCCGCCGGTGCCGCGCTGCCGGCACGCGCGCAGAGCGCCACCTCACCCTTGGGCACCGACGTGCCGATGGCGCCGCCGCGCGCCGAGTTCGTCTACGAGGCTATCGTCGATGTGGCCGACATGGTCAACATGGGCACCGGCCCGCTGGGCGAGCGGCGCATCGTGCCGATCACCGGCGGCGAGTTCGCCGGCCCCGGGCTCAAGGGCACGGTGCTGGCGGGCGGCGCCGACCGCCAGTTGGTGCGCCAGGACGGTGCACGCCTGCTCGATGCGGTCTACGAGCTCAAGACCGACGATGGCGCCGTCATCACCGTGAGCAACCAGGTGCTGGTGCGCACGCCCACCGGGCAGCCGCGCTATGCGCTGTCGCACATCCGCCTGAGCGCGCCCAACGGCAAGTACGGCTGGCTGAACGACTACGTCTACACCGGTACGCTCGACAGCCTGCGTCCCAAGCGAAACGCGGTGCTGATCCGGGTGTTCCGGCTGGTGTGA
- a CDS encoding Lrp/AsnC family transcriptional regulator — MELDRTDRQILSILQAEGRITNAELAERVHLSASGCLRRQQRLEEGGVIDGYGAVLSASAIGKPTTVFIEITLNSQRDAALDAFERAVQACPDILECHLMSGTADYLLRVAVANTEDYERIHRKHLAAFPHVARIRSMFALRSVLKRRGYAL; from the coding sequence ATGGAACTGGACCGCACCGACCGCCAGATCCTGTCCATCCTGCAGGCCGAAGGGCGCATCACGAACGCCGAACTGGCCGAGCGGGTGCACCTGTCGGCCTCTGGATGCCTGCGCCGCCAGCAGCGGCTGGAGGAAGGCGGCGTGATCGACGGCTACGGCGCCGTGCTCAGCGCCAGCGCGATCGGCAAGCCCACCACCGTGTTCATCGAGATCACGCTGAACAGCCAGCGCGACGCGGCGCTGGATGCCTTCGAGCGCGCGGTGCAGGCCTGCCCGGACATCCTGGAATGCCACCTGATGTCAGGCACCGCCGACTACCTGCTGCGCGTGGCGGTGGCCAACACCGAGGACTACGAGCGCATCCACCGCAAGCACCTGGCGGCCTTCCCGCACGTGGCGCGCATCCGCTCGATGTTCGCGCTGCGCTCGGTGCTCAAGCGGCGCGGCTATGCGCTGTGA